A genomic window from Streptomyces sp. MST-110588 includes:
- a CDS encoding AMP-dependent synthetase/ligase, whose amino-acid sequence MTDTQTLIENRPSSVAALFLERVAATPQAEAFRYPVPCASGRGPDEWRSMTWAEAAQRVYATAAGLIELGLRPEERVALAASTRVEWILADLGVLCSGAATTTVYPSTNAEETAYILSDSGSRLLIAENAEQLAKAREKRAELPDLAHVVVIDEADAKAEEGDPQDWVISLAELERRGAAYLERNPACVKDSVQSLRADQLATLIYTSGTTGRPKGVRLPHDCWSYMARAIQATGLVLEDDVQYLWLPLAHVFGKVLTAGQIALGHVIAVDGRVDKIIENLPVVRPTYMAAVPRIFEKVYNGIAAKAREGGSAKFKIFQWAAGVAREYAKVSQENFRRTGNGSVPFALAARHKVADALVYSKLREAFGGRLRAAVSGSAALAPEIGYFFAGAGIHILEGYGLTESSAASFVNPEAYRTGTVGKPLPGTEVRIAEDGEILMRGPGIMQGYHGMPEQTAEVLEPDGWLHTGDIGELSPDGYLRITDRKKDLIKTSGGKYIAPAEVEGQFKAVCPFVSNVLVHGANRNFCSALIALDEPTIMVWAREHGMEGKTYSEVVASEEARALIDGYVQRVNEGLQRWQRIRKFRLLPRDLDIEHGEVTPSLKVKRPVVERTFKDLLEEMYAGTRET is encoded by the coding sequence GTGACGGACACCCAGACGTTGATCGAGAACCGGCCGTCCTCAGTGGCGGCCCTCTTCCTGGAACGCGTCGCGGCAACTCCTCAGGCCGAGGCGTTCCGCTACCCGGTGCCCTGCGCCTCCGGCCGGGGCCCGGACGAGTGGCGCTCGATGACCTGGGCCGAAGCCGCGCAGCGGGTGTACGCCACCGCCGCGGGCCTGATCGAGCTGGGCCTGCGCCCCGAAGAGCGGGTGGCGCTCGCGGCGAGCACCCGCGTCGAGTGGATTCTCGCCGACCTGGGGGTGCTGTGTTCCGGCGCCGCCACCACCACCGTCTACCCCAGCACCAACGCGGAGGAGACGGCGTACATCCTCTCCGACTCCGGCAGCCGGCTGCTGATCGCGGAGAACGCCGAGCAGCTCGCCAAGGCCCGCGAGAAGCGCGCCGAGCTGCCGGACCTGGCGCATGTCGTGGTCATCGACGAGGCGGACGCCAAGGCCGAGGAGGGCGACCCGCAGGACTGGGTGATCTCCCTGGCCGAGCTGGAACGGCGTGGCGCGGCCTACCTGGAGAGGAACCCGGCCTGCGTCAAGGACAGCGTGCAGTCACTGCGCGCCGACCAACTCGCGACACTCATATACACCTCCGGTACGACCGGCCGGCCCAAGGGCGTACGGCTGCCGCACGACTGCTGGTCGTACATGGCGCGCGCGATCCAGGCGACCGGGCTGGTCCTGGAGGACGACGTGCAGTACCTGTGGCTGCCGCTGGCGCACGTCTTCGGGAAGGTGCTGACCGCCGGGCAGATCGCGCTCGGTCATGTGATCGCGGTCGACGGCCGGGTGGACAAGATCATCGAGAATCTGCCGGTCGTGCGGCCGACCTATATGGCGGCCGTTCCGCGGATCTTCGAGAAGGTCTACAACGGTATCGCGGCCAAGGCGCGGGAGGGCGGCAGCGCCAAGTTCAAGATCTTCCAGTGGGCGGCCGGTGTGGCGCGCGAGTACGCCAAGGTCTCCCAGGAGAACTTCCGCCGTACGGGCAACGGCTCGGTGCCCTTCGCGCTCGCCGCCCGGCACAAAGTCGCCGACGCGCTCGTCTACAGCAAGCTGCGGGAAGCCTTCGGCGGACGGCTGCGCGCCGCGGTCTCCGGCTCCGCCGCGCTGGCGCCCGAGATCGGCTACTTCTTCGCCGGCGCCGGGATCCACATCCTGGAGGGGTACGGGCTGACCGAGTCCAGCGCCGCCAGCTTCGTCAACCCCGAGGCGTACCGCACCGGCACGGTCGGCAAGCCGCTGCCCGGTACGGAGGTACGGATCGCCGAGGACGGCGAGATCCTGATGCGCGGGCCGGGCATCATGCAGGGCTACCACGGGATGCCGGAGCAGACCGCCGAGGTGCTCGAACCGGACGGCTGGCTGCACACCGGGGACATCGGCGAGCTGTCCCCGGACGGCTATCTGCGGATCACCGACCGCAAGAAGGACCTGATCAAGACCTCCGGCGGCAAGTACATCGCGCCGGCCGAGGTCGAGGGTCAGTTCAAGGCGGTCTGCCCGTTCGTCTCCAATGTGCTGGTGCACGGCGCCAACCGGAACTTCTGCAGCGCGCTGATCGCCCTCGACGAGCCGACGATCATGGTCTGGGCCCGGGAGCACGGCATGGAGGGGAAGACCTACTCCGAGGTCGTCGCCTCCGAGGAGGCGCGGGCGCTGATCGACGGATATGTGCAGCGGGTCAACGAGGGGCTCCAGCGCTGGCAGCGGATCCGCAAGTTCCGGCTGCTGCCGCGTGACCTGGACATCGAGCACGGGGAAGTCACACCCAGCCTGAAGGTCAAGCGGCCGGTGGTGGAACGGACGTTCAAGGACCTGTTGGAGGAGATGTACGCGGGGACACGCGAAACCTGA
- a CDS encoding response regulator, translated as MTNGTCTDAEDRAGILLVDDMEDNLAALEAVLASLGEPLVRARSGEEAMKALLRQEFAVVLLDILMPGMDGFETASNIKRLDQTKDIPIIFLTGTDSDSGFAFRGYSTGAADYLTKPFDPWVLRAKVSVFLDLHRKNRQLRRLIEQNHHRIGRLAERIGEVERQLADSDTLDVRELAQSVARMEESVRALRRGVL; from the coding sequence ATGACCAATGGAACCTGCACCGACGCGGAAGACCGGGCGGGGATCCTCCTCGTCGACGACATGGAGGACAATCTCGCCGCCCTGGAGGCGGTCCTCGCCTCCCTGGGCGAGCCGCTCGTGCGGGCGCGCTCGGGAGAGGAGGCGATGAAGGCACTGCTGCGCCAGGAGTTCGCGGTCGTCCTGCTGGACATCCTGATGCCCGGCATGGACGGTTTCGAAACCGCGTCCAACATCAAACGCCTCGACCAGACCAAGGACATCCCGATCATCTTCCTGACCGGGACCGACAGCGACTCCGGATTCGCCTTCCGCGGCTACTCCACCGGTGCCGCGGACTACCTCACCAAACCGTTCGACCCATGGGTGCTGCGCGCCAAGGTCAGTGTCTTCCTGGACCTGCACCGCAAGAACCGGCAACTGCGGCGGCTGATCGAGCAGAACCACCACCGGATCGGCCGGCTCGCGGAGCGGATCGGCGAAGTGGAACGGCAGTTGGCCGACAGCGACACATTGGACGTACGCGAACTGGCGCAGAGCGTGGCACGGATGGAGGAGTCGGTACGGGCGCTGCGGCGCGGGGTGCTGTGA
- a CDS encoding HAMP domain-containing protein, with product MSAGDFRTRLPVAHEGVLAELSAVFNQVAARNQHLSDELSRLRSEVVRQGRLDERMSASPGPGTWATSVQAANAIIDALVIPTAQATQVLDAVAGGDLTLRVDLHDGNRPLRGDRRRLGRAVNRMVDQLSLFTAEVTRVARESGTEGRLGGRAKVAGLSGSWRDVTEAVNTMAARLTAQVRDIALVTTAVARGDLTRQVTVEAAGELLELKMTVNTMVDQLSAFADEVTRVAREVGTEGQLGGRAQVRGVSGVWKDLTDNVNFMASNLTSQVRNIAQVTTAVANGDLSQKITVDARGEILQLKLTVNTMVDQLSAFADEVTRVAREVGTEGRLGGRAHVRGVSGVWKDLTDNVNFMADNLTSQVRNIALVATAVAEGDLGKKITVEAKGEILEVKSTINTMVDQLSAFADEVTRVAREVGTEGNLGGQAQVRGASGVWKDLTDNVNFMASNLTSQVRNIAQVTTAVADGDLSKKITVDARGEILELKDTVNSMVEQLRAFADEVTRVAREVGTEGNLGGRAQVRGASGVWKDLTDNVNFMASNLTTQVRNIALVATAVAQGDLSKKIDVDARGEILELKTTLNTMVDTLSSFASEVTRVAREVGSEGRLGGQARVEGVYGTWKRLTTNVNELASNLTTQVRAIAEVASAVAAGDMTRNVTVETQGEVAELKDNINLMVSNLRETTRAKDWLESNLARLAGLMQGHRDLVEVADLILRELTPLVNAQYGAFFLADTDPDSLHLAFIAGYGSAQDTTLDTPGSLDHGLVRQAALEKKRILVEEAPPDYIKINSGLGEAKPATVVIIPVLFEDQTLGVIELASFSRFSDVHLAFFDQFVNTIGVAINTIVANSRTESLLGESQRLARQLQERTDELQRRQAELQRSNAELEEKAALLASSSQYKSEFLANMSHELRNPLNSLLILARLLADNPDGHLTEQEVQFAVTIHRSGSDLLQLINDILDLSKIEAGRMDVRPKRLPLIKLLNYVHDTFRPMTLDRGLAFEVSVSESVPKELFSDEQRLQQVLRNLLSNAVKFTAAGKIDLRVDRGGQDDSIAFTVTDTGIGIAPEKLPVIFEAFQQADGTTNRKYGGTGLGLSISREIAGLLGGRITASSRPGHGSVFTLYVPAVCPGYADLPPDSSPQDQRPETARYLNGPLPQPRTGGPGSREDSPWPTASRLEDWVTGPAGTLLSGCQVLVVDDDIRNVFALTNVLSRVGMRVVYAEHGREGIKLLGKNPGINLVLMDIMMPEMDGYETIRAIRRTPRFADLPVIVLTAKAMPGDREKSLESGANEYVPKPVDVDRLLTVAVELLSRQQNAAPAADGASDTLDPEATP from the coding sequence ATGTCGGCCGGGGACTTCCGTACCCGGCTGCCGGTCGCCCACGAGGGGGTGCTCGCCGAGCTGTCCGCCGTCTTCAACCAGGTCGCGGCCCGCAACCAGCACCTGTCCGACGAGCTGTCGCGGCTGCGCTCGGAAGTCGTACGGCAGGGGCGGCTGGACGAACGGATGTCGGCGAGCCCCGGTCCGGGGACGTGGGCCACCTCCGTACAGGCCGCCAACGCCATCATCGACGCCCTGGTCATCCCCACGGCCCAGGCCACGCAGGTGCTGGACGCGGTGGCGGGCGGCGACCTGACGCTGCGGGTGGACCTGCACGACGGCAACCGCCCGCTGCGCGGCGACCGGCGCCGCCTGGGCCGGGCGGTGAACCGCATGGTCGACCAGCTCTCCCTGTTCACCGCCGAGGTCACCCGGGTGGCCCGCGAGTCCGGGACGGAGGGCCGGCTCGGCGGCCGGGCGAAGGTGGCGGGGCTGTCGGGGAGCTGGCGGGATGTCACCGAGGCCGTCAACACGATGGCGGCGCGGCTGACGGCCCAGGTGCGTGACATCGCGCTGGTGACCACGGCGGTGGCGCGCGGTGACCTGACCCGTCAGGTGACGGTCGAGGCGGCGGGTGAGCTGCTGGAGCTGAAGATGACCGTCAATACGATGGTCGATCAGCTCTCGGCGTTCGCCGACGAGGTCACCCGGGTGGCCCGCGAGGTCGGCACCGAAGGGCAGCTCGGCGGCCGGGCGCAGGTCAGGGGCGTGTCGGGGGTCTGGAAGGACCTCACCGACAACGTCAACTTCATGGCCTCCAACCTCACCTCCCAGGTACGCAACATCGCCCAGGTCACCACCGCCGTCGCCAACGGCGACCTCAGCCAGAAGATCACCGTCGACGCGCGCGGCGAGATCCTTCAGTTGAAGCTGACGGTCAATACGATGGTGGACCAGCTCTCGGCGTTCGCCGACGAGGTCACCCGGGTGGCCCGCGAGGTCGGCACCGAAGGCCGGCTCGGCGGCCGGGCGCACGTCCGCGGGGTGTCGGGGGTCTGGAAGGACCTCACGGACAACGTCAACTTCATGGCCGACAACCTGACCAGTCAGGTGCGCAACATCGCGCTGGTCGCCACCGCCGTGGCGGAGGGCGACCTCGGCAAGAAGATCACCGTCGAGGCCAAGGGCGAGATCCTGGAGGTCAAGTCGACGATCAACACGATGGTGGACCAGCTCTCGGCGTTCGCCGACGAGGTCACCCGGGTGGCCCGCGAGGTCGGCACCGAAGGCAACCTGGGCGGTCAGGCGCAGGTCCGCGGCGCGTCCGGCGTCTGGAAGGACCTCACCGACAACGTCAACTTCATGGCCTCCAACCTCACCTCCCAGGTACGCAACATCGCCCAGGTCACCACGGCGGTGGCCGACGGCGACCTGTCCAAGAAGATCACGGTCGACGCGCGCGGCGAGATCCTGGAGCTGAAGGACACCGTCAACAGCATGGTGGAGCAGTTGCGGGCGTTCGCCGACGAGGTCACCCGGGTGGCCCGCGAGGTCGGCACCGAAGGCAACCTGGGCGGCCGGGCCCAGGTCCGCGGCGCGTCCGGCGTATGGAAGGACCTCACCGACAACGTCAACTTCATGGCCTCCAACCTCACGACCCAGGTACGCAACATCGCGCTGGTCGCCACCGCCGTCGCCCAGGGCGACCTTTCCAAGAAGATCGACGTGGACGCGCGCGGCGAGATCCTGGAGCTGAAGACCACCCTGAACACCATGGTCGACACCCTGTCCTCCTTCGCCTCCGAGGTGACCCGGGTGGCCCGCGAGGTGGGCAGCGAGGGCCGGCTCGGCGGCCAGGCCCGGGTCGAGGGCGTGTACGGCACGTGGAAGCGGCTGACGACGAACGTCAACGAACTGGCCTCCAACCTGACGACGCAGGTACGGGCCATCGCCGAGGTCGCCTCCGCGGTGGCCGCCGGCGACATGACCCGTAACGTCACCGTCGAGACCCAAGGAGAGGTCGCCGAACTGAAGGACAACATCAACCTGATGGTCTCCAACCTGCGCGAGACCACCCGCGCCAAGGACTGGCTGGAGTCGAACCTGGCGCGGCTGGCGGGCCTGATGCAGGGCCACCGCGACCTGGTGGAGGTCGCCGATCTGATCCTGCGCGAGCTGACGCCGCTGGTGAACGCCCAGTACGGCGCGTTCTTCCTGGCCGACACCGACCCCGACAGTCTCCACCTGGCCTTCATCGCCGGCTACGGCTCGGCACAGGACACCACCCTCGACACGCCCGGGTCCCTGGACCACGGCCTGGTGCGCCAGGCGGCGCTGGAGAAGAAACGCATCCTGGTGGAGGAGGCCCCGCCGGACTACATCAAGATCAATTCGGGTCTGGGCGAGGCCAAACCGGCGACCGTCGTCATCATCCCCGTCCTCTTCGAGGACCAGACCCTGGGCGTCATCGAGCTGGCCTCCTTCTCCCGCTTCTCCGACGTCCACCTCGCCTTCTTCGACCAGTTCGTCAACACCATCGGCGTCGCCATCAACACCATCGTCGCCAACTCCCGTACCGAATCCCTGCTCGGCGAGTCCCAGCGGCTGGCCCGCCAGCTCCAGGAGCGTACGGACGAACTCCAGCGCCGGCAGGCCGAACTCCAGCGCTCCAACGCCGAACTGGAGGAGAAGGCCGCGCTGCTGGCCAGCTCCTCCCAGTACAAGTCCGAGTTCCTGGCGAACATGTCGCACGAGCTGCGCAACCCGCTGAACTCCCTGCTCATCCTGGCCCGGCTGCTGGCCGACAACCCCGACGGGCACCTGACGGAGCAGGAGGTGCAGTTCGCGGTGACCATCCACCGCTCCGGCTCCGACCTGCTCCAGCTCATCAACGACATCCTGGACCTGTCCAAGATCGAGGCCGGCCGGATGGACGTACGCCCCAAGCGGCTGCCGCTGATCAAGCTGCTGAACTACGTGCACGACACCTTCCGCCCGATGACCCTGGACCGCGGCCTGGCCTTCGAGGTGTCGGTGAGCGAGAGCGTCCCCAAGGAGCTGTTCTCCGACGAGCAGCGGCTCCAGCAGGTGCTGCGCAACCTGCTGTCCAACGCCGTGAAGTTCACCGCCGCCGGAAAGATCGACCTGCGGGTCGACCGCGGCGGCCAGGACGACTCGATCGCCTTCACCGTCACCGACACCGGCATCGGCATCGCCCCCGAGAAGCTGCCGGTCATCTTCGAGGCGTTCCAGCAGGCGGACGGCACGACCAACCGCAAGTACGGCGGTACGGGCCTGGGCCTGTCCATCAGCCGCGAGATCGCGGGCCTGCTGGGCGGCCGGATCACCGCCTCCAGCCGGCCGGGGCACGGCAGCGTCTTCACCCTGTACGTACCGGCCGTGTGCCCCGGATACGCCGATCTGCCCCCGGACAGCTCACCGCAGGACCAGCGTCCCGAAACCGCCCGGTACCTCAACGGTCCCCTTCCGCAGCCGCGTACCGGCGGGCCCGGCAGCCGGGAGGACTCCCCGTGGCCGACCGCCTCCCGTCTGGAGGACTGGGTGACCGGCCCGGCCGGCACCCTGCTCTCCGGCTGTCAGGTACTGGTCGTGGATGACGACATCCGCAACGTCTTCGCCCTCACCAACGTCCTCAGCCGGGTGGGCATGCGGGTGGTCTACGCCGAACACGGCCGCGAGGGCATCAAGCTGCTGGGCAAGAACCCCGGCATCAACCTCGTCCTGATGGACATCATGATGCCGGAAATGGACGGCTACGAGACCATCCGGGCCATCCGCCGCACCCCCCGCTTCGCCGACCTGCCCGTGATCGTCCTCACCGCCAAGGCCATGCCCGGCGACCGTGAGAAGTCCCTGGAGAGTGGCGCCAACGAATACGTTCCCAAACCCGTTGACGTGGACCGCCTGCTGACGGTGGCCGTGGAGCTGCTGTCCCGGCAGCAGAATGCCGCCCCGGCAGCGGACGGCGCATCCGACACGCTCGACCCCGAGGCGACACCGTAG
- a CDS encoding ATP-binding SpoIIE family protein phosphatase, producing MPGNPSAAAAARQFVRASLADWISRGLPGAESLDDRLADEAVLLVSELVTNAVVHAGTAVELMARLEADGPRAALVFEVSDHHPARAVRGHHETAPTESSGHGLQLVGALAESWGVTYRRDMKSVWLRLIADEADRPDTWNLPSSYDEQALQRGLRAAELLAPSPQRAALRRADADWINHGALSFLAEASDLLAGQLDVDQAASVTAQLLVPRLADWCAVWLYDGGAPGGGPGEGGQPRLARVWHSNEARIEALRMVLEKDPPVPDRAGRGGQPAGPAGPAVPWPWPQEPCGYGPGGAALACPLVAGGRRHGTLLLGRAGLMRFPDEVRGLIEDLARRAAQAIATARAYARQERISQVLQRRLLPAGRVTVPGIESSVVYEPREGAWAGGDFWDLFEAGGGRWCFALGDVCGSGPEAAAVTGLARPVLRLLARDGFGVAEVLDRLNKTMAREAADSVAAVAAAVVAAGSVLEPAVEFRDEGEQARFLSLLYGEIVPYPGPGGGARCTLASAGHPLPLVLGADGKVRVVAAPQVLLGVMENAAYESESFDLLPGESLLCVTDGVTERRSGRRLFDDEDGLAATLAACTGLNASGIAAYLRRAVHDFDSAPPDDDLAMLVLQAAWPQ from the coding sequence CTGCCCGGCAATCCGAGCGCCGCCGCTGCCGCCCGCCAGTTCGTACGGGCCTCCCTCGCCGACTGGATCTCGCGGGGGCTCCCCGGCGCCGAATCCCTCGACGACCGCCTGGCCGACGAAGCGGTCCTCCTGGTCAGCGAACTGGTCACCAACGCGGTGGTGCACGCGGGCACGGCCGTGGAGCTGATGGCCCGGCTGGAAGCCGACGGGCCGCGCGCGGCGCTGGTCTTCGAGGTGTCCGACCACCACCCGGCCCGCGCCGTACGGGGCCACCACGAGACCGCGCCGACCGAGAGCAGCGGCCACGGCCTGCAACTGGTCGGCGCGCTCGCCGAGTCCTGGGGCGTGACCTACCGCCGCGACATGAAGAGCGTGTGGCTGCGGCTGATCGCCGACGAGGCGGACCGCCCGGACACCTGGAACCTGCCGTCCTCCTACGACGAGCAGGCCCTCCAGCGCGGGCTGCGCGCCGCCGAGCTGCTGGCGCCCTCACCGCAGCGTGCCGCGCTGCGCCGGGCCGACGCGGACTGGATCAACCACGGCGCGCTGTCCTTCCTCGCCGAGGCCTCCGACCTGCTCGCCGGTCAGTTGGACGTCGACCAGGCCGCCTCCGTCACGGCGCAGTTGCTCGTACCGAGACTGGCGGACTGGTGCGCGGTGTGGCTCTACGACGGGGGCGCGCCCGGCGGCGGCCCGGGGGAGGGCGGCCAGCCGCGGCTGGCCCGCGTCTGGCACTCCAACGAGGCGCGGATCGAGGCGCTGCGCATGGTGCTGGAGAAGGACCCGCCGGTGCCCGACCGGGCGGGCCGGGGCGGACAGCCCGCGGGTCCGGCCGGCCCCGCGGTGCCCTGGCCCTGGCCCCAGGAACCGTGCGGATACGGGCCGGGCGGCGCGGCGCTGGCCTGCCCGCTGGTCGCCGGCGGGCGCCGGCACGGCACGCTGCTGCTCGGCCGGGCCGGACTGATGCGCTTCCCCGACGAGGTCAGAGGGCTGATCGAGGATCTGGCGCGGCGCGCGGCCCAGGCCATCGCCACCGCCCGCGCCTACGCCCGCCAGGAGCGCATCAGCCAGGTCCTCCAGCGCAGGCTGCTGCCCGCCGGGCGGGTGACGGTGCCCGGAATCGAGTCCTCGGTGGTCTACGAGCCGCGCGAGGGCGCCTGGGCGGGCGGCGACTTCTGGGACCTGTTCGAGGCCGGTGGCGGACGCTGGTGCTTCGCGCTGGGCGATGTGTGCGGCAGCGGCCCCGAGGCGGCGGCGGTGACCGGCCTGGCCCGGCCCGTACTGCGTCTGCTGGCGCGGGACGGCTTCGGGGTCGCGGAGGTCCTGGACCGGCTCAACAAGACCATGGCGCGGGAGGCCGCCGACTCGGTGGCGGCGGTGGCGGCGGCGGTCGTCGCGGCCGGCAGCGTACTGGAGCCGGCCGTCGAATTCCGGGACGAGGGTGAGCAGGCCCGCTTCCTGTCCCTCCTGTACGGCGAGATCGTGCCCTATCCGGGGCCCGGCGGCGGCGCCCGCTGCACCCTCGCCAGCGCCGGCCACCCGCTTCCGCTGGTGCTGGGCGCCGACGGCAAGGTCCGGGTCGTGGCGGCCCCGCAGGTGCTGCTCGGCGTCATGGAGAACGCGGCGTACGAGAGCGAGTCCTTCGACCTCCTGCCGGGCGAGAGCCTGCTGTGCGTCACGGACGGGGTGACCGAGCGCCGGTCGGGCCGCCGGCTGTTCGACGACGAGGACGGGCTGGCGGCCACCCTCGCGGCCTGCACCGGCCTGAACGCCTCCGGCATCGCCGCATACCTCCGGCGCGCCGTGCACGACTTCGACTCGGCACCGCCGGACGACGATCTGGCCATGCTGGTGCTCCAGGCGGCCTGGCCCCAGTAG